Below is a genomic region from Henckelia pumila isolate YLH828 chromosome 3, ASM3356847v2, whole genome shotgun sequence.
ATCAGCCTCCATACACATAATACTTTGGAGATTTTTCTGCTTCTACATTACACGTGTGTGACGGTTACAGGCAGAgaaaattcattttatttttcttcttcatAAGATCTAGGTGTAATCTTTTATATTTCTAGAGACTGCAtgaatatattatttgttattgataagttttgactagatgctgggtttggtcaattaaaataGGAGGACACAAAAATATTAGTGGCTATCCCTTTGATTTTAAGGTTAATTGCTAGAAACTGCAtgaatatattatttgttaGCCGATGACCAGTGATATAATTGAAATACAGAAACCCCTTGAATCagaatttgtttaattattgaatttcatATCTGTCAGATTTCTCAtatcatttatttaattcttgatcatttttttatttttatttcactgcaaaccaaaaatctccctTTTTATTTGTTATTCCTCGAAAGAAATAAATATCCGTTCCCTGTGGATTCGATCCTGCTCACTACTATACTCGTTTTGTTAAGGAGTAGGAATTTTAAGTTTGTTGGCTAACGACAAGCCtatcaaattttggcgccgttgccggggaacggtgtttataaatatttctttcaagctttgttatttattatttttattcctTTTTTATGCCTCGTTCTTCTCGTACATGTGAACTAGAATATATTCCAAAAATCGAGAAGACATCTCGGAGGTTGAGAAAAGAGGCGAGGCTACTACGTAACCAAGCATCAAATCCATCTCCTGGTTTGAACGTGGATTTGAATTTGAGCGAATCTGAAAGGGAATCTGACCCCGAGTTTGAAACGGAAGAAAGTGAGCACGAAGACACAATGGAAGAGCTAGCACGAAGAACTCTCAGGGAGTTGGCTAATCCTAATGTTACTCAACAGCCATTATGCATCCAATTCCCTACTACTAAagcaaattttgaattaaaatctggTTTGATTAATTTATTACCAACTTTTtgtggtcttgcaggtgaagacCCACATTAGAATTTGAAGGAGTTTCACATTGTTTGCACAACTATGAAACCTCAAGGGATTACAGAGGAAAAAATTTCACTGCGAGCTTTTCCATTCTCACTGGTTGACAAAGCTAAGGATTGGCTCTATTATTTTCTCTCTGGAACTATAACAACTTGGAATGACATGAAgcagcaatttttgaaaaagttcTTCCCAGATTCGAGGGCAGCAAACATTAGGAAGGAAATTTGTGGGATCCGACAGTTACAGGGAGAAACTTTGTATGAGTACTGGGAGAGATTCAAGAAACTTTGTGCGAGCTGTCATCAACATCAAATTTCTGAACAACTTTTAGTTCAGTATTTTTATGAGGAACTCTCAGTTTTTGATAGGAACATGGTTGATGCTACAAGTGGAGGAGCATTagtgaacaaaacacctcaAGAAACAAGTGATCTGATCGCCAACATGACAGCTAATGCTCAATAGTTCGGAACAAGAGAAAATAACACTCCACAACATGTTAAAGAGTTAAATGTTAGTCCCATTGATAAAAAATTAGATTCTTTACATCTCTTTTAGAAAAAATTGGTTGTAGGACAAGCACAAGAGGTAAAATCTTGTGGTATATGTTTGGTTGTCGGACATCCGACGAATATGTGTCCAACATTACAATAAGATCCAACGCAGCAAGCCAATGCAATTGGCGGTTTTTTCCTGGACAACCACAGAGTTGATATGATCCATATTCCAGTACCTACAATCCTGGATGGAGAGATCACCCGAATTTCAGCTACAAGAACCAAGGAGGTCAACAAGGATTTCCACAACAAAATTATAACAAACAACCATCACCTACACAATCCTCTGACTCAGGTATGTCTCTATGAAATTGTCAAGGCCCTTGCAACTAATACTCAGAAATTTCAACAGGAAACGAGGGCCATCATTCAGAATCTAGGAAATCAGATAACCCAGTTAGCTACTACGGTCAGCAACTTGGAGGCTCAAAATTCTGGAAAACTACCATCACAAACGGTAGTAAATCTAGGAGAAAATGCAAGTGGAATGGTGTTGATAAGTGGAAAGAAGATCGAAAGTGAGTCGACCTCACCTAAGCAGACTAGTGAAGGAAAATATATGGACAAGGAGGTTAAAGACACATCCGAGGAGCACACAAAGGTAAAATCCACTTCTCCTTTATCTGGCATATCTAATGTGGTTGTTCCTCCTTTTCCTTCTAGGTTGGAAAAATCCAAGAAGAATGACTATGAGAATGAAGTGTTGGAGATGTTTAGAAAGGTGGAAATCAATATACCATTGATAGATGCAATAAAACAAATTCCAAGATAtgataaatttttgaaagatttgtgCACCCAAAAGAGGAGGCTGAGAGGTGATGAGAAAGTGAGTGCGGGAGAAAATGTATCGGTAGTGATAAAAAAAAGTCATTACCAAATAAGTTCAAGGATTCATGTATGTTTACTATGCCTTGTGTTATTGGGAATTTGAAGATTGAGCGTGCCATGTTAGATTTAGGTGCATCCATAAATGTCATGCCATATTAAATTTATTGTGCTCTAAATCTGGGTCCTTTGAAAGAAACTAGAGTGGTGATCCAATTGGCAGATCGTTCTAATGCATACCCGGAAGGGGTTGTTGAAGATGTCTTGGTGCAGGTTAAGGAATTGATATTTCCCGCAGATTTCTATATCTTGCGAATGGAAGAGGACTCCATGTCGAATTCGCCTCCAATTCTATTGGGGAGGCCATTCATGAAGACAGCTAGGACCAAGATTGATGTTGATGATGGTACCCTCTCCGTCGAATTTGATGGAGAGattgtaaaatttaatatttttgatgctATGAAGTACTCAAGTGAAAATCATTCTATATGCTCTATTCATGTAGTTGATTCAATTGTGCAGGAAGTTTTTGAGGAAGAAGGTGAGACTGAAAATTTTCACATGTATGCACAATTGGATATGGAAGAAGAATTAGCTGAATCCTATGAAAGTTCAAAACAAGAAATTGATCAAACAAGGGTAACAAATTCAAGggttgaaatttcattctctCATAAAAAATTGCTACCTTTTGTTTTGCAGGCACCCAAGCTAGAGTTGAAGAGTTTGCCAGatcatttgaaatatatatatctggGTGATGAAGAGACTTTACCAGTGAtcatatcaaagaaattaaCTGAGGATCAAGAAGAGAGATTGATCGCAGTACTCAAGGAGCACAAAACTGCAATCGAGTGGACTTTAGCTGATATCAAAGGCATTAGTCCATcgatttgcatgcataaaattcttTTGGAGGATGATGCCAAACCGATAAGAGAGTTCCAAAGAAAACTGAATCCGGTAATGAAGGAAGTGGTAATGAAAGAAATCATCAAGCTCTTAGATGAAGGCATAATCTATcctatctcggatagtaaatgggtgAGCCCGATCCATGTTGTACCAAAgaaatcaggcatcactgtgGTAAGAAATCAAAAAGATGAGTTGGTACCAACACAGGTGCAAAATGGTTGGCGAATGGTTATTGATTTTCGAAGGCTTAACTTAGACACcagaaaagatcactttccctTACCTTTTATTGATCAAACTTTGGAAAGGCTAACTAGAAAAccttatttttgttttctcaaTGGATTTTCAGGTACTACCAGATAGTCATTGCTCAGGAAGATCAGAAGAAAACAACCTTCACGTGCCCTTTTGGAACATTTGCTTACAGACGCATGTCATTTGGACTCTGCAATGCTCCAGGTACGTTCCAAAGATGTATGATAAGTATTTTTTCTGAATATATTGAGAATTGCATTGAAGTTTTCATGGGCGATCTCACTGTTTATGGGAGTTCATTTGAGGATTGATTGGATCATTTGTCCAAGATTTTGAGAAGATGCATGGAAACcaacttggttttgaattatgaaaaatgtcacttcatggtgaCTGAAGGTATTGTGTTGGGTCATGTTGTTTCTTCCaagggcatagaagttgataaggCAAAAATTGATCTAATCACAAACATACCATTCCCCACTAACGTTAAGGAAGTTCGAGCTTTTCTTGGGCATGCAGGTTTTTATCGTAGGTTTATTAAGGACTTTTCAAATATCTCTTTTCCAATGTCCAATTTATTGAAAAAAGATGTGCCCTTAGAATTTGGAGAGAAATGCAAGGAGGCTTTTGACAAACTCAAGAACATTCTGACTACTGCACCTATAATCAATCCTCCTGACTGGACCTTGCCTTTTAAGCTTATGTGTGATGCAAGTAATTATGCAGTGGGAGCTGTTCTAGGCGAACGGATTGATAAGAAGAGTCATGTCATATATTATGCATCAAAGACGTTGGACCCTGCACAGTGCAACTACACAACTACTGAAAATAAGCTTTTAGCAATTGTTTTTGCTTTAGATAAATTCAGATCATATTTACTTGGTTCTAAAGTGTGGGTGTATTTTGATGCATCTCTGAAGTATCTATTGGAAAAAAGAGTCAAAACCAAGACTGATAATGTGGATACTCCTACTCCCAGAGTTTGACATTGAGATAAAGGATTGAAAGGGGACCGAGAATCCAGTGGCCGATCACCTGAGCAGATTGGTGAAGGAAGAAGAATCCATACCTATTTCTGAATTGTTTCTTGATGAGAAGTTATTCCAAGTTAAAGGTATGATTCCTTGGTATGTAGATATAGTAAACAATTTGGTTAGTGGAATTTTTCCCTCTTCCCTTAGTAAATCCGTAAGAATAAGATTCGATGTGAGGCAAAGTTGTGTGGGAGGAAcccgatttatggaaattttgcGCTGATCAAGTGATTAGGAGATGTGTTCCTGAGAGTAAGTATAAGTTGGTTTTGGTTTTCTGTCATAATTATGCATGTGGTGGTCATTTTGGACCAAAAAGAACTGCCAAAAAAATTTTAGACAGTGGTTTGTATTTGGAAACTCTGTTCAAAGAAGCTTATTTGCTTTGTAAAAACTGTGAAAATTGTCAAATAACAGGTTCTTTGTCTCATAGAAATCAAATGCCCCAAACTCCCATTCttgtttgtgaaatttttgacaTTTGGGgtatagattttatgggtccatttcctTCATCATGTGGTAATGTTTATGTACTTTTGGCGGTAGATTATAtatcgaaatgggtggaaggaAAACCCACCAGGACTAACGATTCACAGGTTGTTGTGGGTTTCCTCAAGTCTAACACTTTCATCAGGTTTGGAATCTCTAGAGCGCTAATTAGCGACCAAGGGACTCATTTTTGCAATAGAACTGTTGAGGCTTTACTGAAAAAATATGAAGTGTATCACAGGGTGGCCAGCACTTACCATCCCCAGACGAATGGTCAAGAAAAAGTTTCCAATAGGGAGATCAAGTTTATTCTTGAAAAAACGGTAAATCCAGGGAGGAAAGATTGGAGTATTCATCTGGATGATGCACTTTGGGCCTACCGAACCGCATACAAAACACCTATTGGGATGTCCCCTTACAGATTAGTGTTTGGGAAGGCATGTCATCTGCCGGTTGAGATTGAGCATAAATCATATTGGGTGGTGAAACGCTGTAACATGGACTTGGATGAGGCCGGAGAGACTAGAAAACTGCACCTGCAAGAACTAGAGAAACTACGTTTGGAGGCTTATGAGAACTCAAGGATTTATAAAGCAAAAATGAAGTTGTTTCATGATAACTTTATCTTGAGGAAGCAATTTACTGTTGGCCAAAAAGTACTACTCTTGATGTGGTGATATTTTCctatatttatttgagttaatttgtaTTATTAGGAGAATTTACATTGATTAAATGCATTGTATAGTTcctaattattgtttttttttatttaggaGAAGAAGGAGAATGAGCAAACGGTAGATGAATTtgagaggaaaagatggaaaagctattgcgcaagaatgaattacggagcagcaatgataaaaaatcatttttaattttacaaagaCTCGAATCCGATCTCTATCGTTCAGAATGAATTTCacgatgttttaaagctgctgtacaaatttcagctcaatccgacggttagatctGGAGATATGAAATTTTCCAAAACGTTGCGCGCTGGAAAAAAGTGAGCTCTCTCAATCTGCTAAACTCAGCAGATCGAGCGACCAGAAGAGAAAAATTGCGGAAAATTTGGACATAGAAATGCTGGCTCTATCCGTcaacttcaaccgatcgagccaGCGGCGCAGTTCGGGAAAAAAATTCAGGAAagagaaatttttattttaaggaCTCTAGTCTATATTTAAGACTTTTAATTCCGATTTTCAGTATCTATTATTAGACTTTGGGAGATAGAACACCAAGTAttccttggcggctaggttttattccaacttttcttagattttttctcttcttttgatttttctttcgttttcatgaatcgttgtggctagtttctagaacttggttgaggaagacaaacccttgattttatttgtttgtgagattcgaattttcagtgtttaattattattgagtatcaaaagttattctggattatttcatgcttgtatgtgagattttttgATTGACCACCCTAGGATTTcactatacaatctactgcaaaattagaattcaaatccgtaattgtttgaataaactaatttgcgaaACAACTAcgattgatattttctgcttatgaatatattaaattgtaggaacatctcttgactagattaaatacatccgcttgtgtatgtgttgtctagattcatcagttttattcaTTTGCATGTTGCCTTGAGTTTAAATCTGATcgtttgtattgggttgattcattggtaagggttaatttagaacgcttgtatctagttaactaaaattaaggtgaaacaggaatttaattttcaatgatgaatattcgatagaattaattatttttagataatcaatgatcgaatgaatgatttcaagggtgtagtcgaccgataccaagacttgttttaattgatttcttcagtataattttcaatctttcatgttagtgataaaatttgaatttaaagGTTGTtactttttagtagttaattcaaaactcaaaatcccctttattttattttagaatataataaattttactttcctcgtgggaacgatccttactctcactactgcatattttatttatctgaattgacactagtagaaaaatttatctgaatataattaaaatagtgtcacgtgaagtaatatgGTACTTTTTTACTTCGTTTAATCACCGAAGTCTTACACgttaaattaccgaagtctttggtcatTTTTTGGAGGCAAAATTGGACCGATGCCGaagttaaaaaatatattttacttcgGTCATTTCATAATTTACGAAGTcaaaaatatacttttactttgGTAGTTAATGAATTTAATGAAGTAAAAACTATGATTATACTTCGGTTTTTATACGAAGTGTAGTTTATGTTTTActttggtaattttttttattaccgAAGTAAAATCCAATCTTCTACTTCGCTTATTACTGAAATTGCTGAAGCCATAGAATagcttttacttcatcaatttcgTTAACAGGCGAAGTGATataatatcttttacttcgttaTTCCCTATATTACCGCAGTAAAATGCTTTCTTCTACTTCGTCTATTAATGAAATTGCTGAAGTAATAGAATTTGTTTTACCTCGGTATTTTGATTAAAATACGAAGTAGAAGATAACGATTTACTTcgtttattctaaaattatcGAAGCAATAGAACacattttctaaattaaaatttagatacaataatgccataaatatatttttgaaacttaaaaATACACTAATATTAATAAATCCATCCCAAAACGACACATACATAAATCAACAAGTACTCTATCCaccaaaataacccaaaattagATGCACATATCCACACATATTTTCTCAAAACTATACGTGTACACATCCACACGTATTTCCTCAAAAAGAAGTATTATCCCAATTTCAAATGACATATTCAACCACCTAAACATGTACACATCCACATGTATTTCCTCAAAACAAAGTATTATCCCAATTTGAAATGACATATTCAACCACCTACATGCGAGTAGACAAATTCACTCCATTCACTTCTAACTTCATCAAATTGTTCTTGACTGTACGCCTTATTCTTGACGCATCCTGCAAactgaaattcaaaaaaagaTAGGAATGTCACGGTAAACCAACAAGGCAACTAGTTGCAAACTGAAATCCaaaaaaaagaataagaaaCAACCTATTTGGTATGCATGCTGACATGTATGATCAGCTTAATTGTTATGTGTTTTAAAACTTGCCACAAAAAATGTTGTTCAATAATACCTTTGCTGCCAAGATCAGTTTTCAACAATTAAAATTTTGGTGCCACATATGATCAACCAACCTCCAAGATGGTGAATCAGATGGATGATGTAACTGACCAGCAACTCTTGTGGTTTCTTTATGCCAAGTTAAATTTTTTGAGGTCTCTAAAGATTTATACATACGTTTGAATCTTGGTATGGGGGAAAAATACCACATCACCTTGGCAGGAACACCTTTCTTCTCAATGTTCTTCTTGGTTAGATTCCAATGCGACAAGCCACATTTAGGGCAGCTTACACAGTCTTTATATTGTTTTCTATAAAGGATGCAATCATTGGAACAAGCATGCATCTTTTCATGACTCAAAGACAAACAACTCAATGTCTTTTTTGCATCATACGTTGAGGATGGCAGATTGTGATTATCTGGTAGCATATCCCAAAATTAATAGATCTGAAAATAGAGCATCACTCATCCCATGCCTTGCTTTGGTATTGTACAGTTTCACTAGTTCACTCAACTTTGTGTAACGCTTACATCCATTGTACAATGGTTTCTCTGCGTCCTccaaaaacttcacaaattcTTCTGGATTTTTTGTGTAGTTCT
It encodes:
- the LOC140889605 gene encoding uncharacterized protein; this encodes MIHIPVPTILDGEITRISATRTKEVNKDFHNKIITNNHHLHNPLTQVCLYEIVKALATNTQKFQQETRAIIQNLGNQITQLATTVSNLEAQNSGKLPSQTVVNLGENASGMVLISGKKIESESTSPKQTSEGKYMDKEVKDTSEEHTKVKSTSPLSGISNVVVPPFPSRLEKSKKNDYENEVLEMFRKVEINIPLIDAIKQIPRYDKFLKDLCTQKRRLRGDEKVSAGENVSIERAMLDLDRSNAYPEGVVEDVLVQVKELIFPADFYILRMEEDSMSNSPPILLGRPFMKTARTKIDVDDGTLSVEFDGEIEVFEEEGETENFHMYAQLDMEEELAESYESSKQEIDQTRAPKLELKSLPDHLKYIYLGDEETLPVIISKKLTEDQEERLIAVLKEHKTAIEWTLADIKGISPSICMHKILLEDDAKPIREFQRKLNPVMKEVVMKEIIKLLDEGIIYPISDSKWVSPIHVVPKKSGITVVRNQKDELVPTQVQNGWRMVIDFRRLNLDTRKDHFPLPFIDQTLERYYQIVIAQEDQKKTTFTCPFGTFAYRRMSFGLCNAPGIVLGHVVSSKGIEVDKAKIDLITNIPFPTNVKEVRAFLGHAEFGEKCKEAFDKLKNILTTAPIINPPDWTLPFKLMCDASSLSHRNQMPQTPILVCEIFDIWGIDFMGPFPSSCGNVYVLLAVDYISKWVEGKPTRTNDSQVVVGFLKSNTFIRFGISRALISDQGTHFCNRTVEALLKKYEVYHRVASTYHPQTNGQEKVSNREIKFILEKTVNPGRKDWSIHLDDALWAYRTAYKTPIGMSPYRLVFGKACHLPVEIEHKSYWVVKRCNMDLDEAGETRKLHLQELEKLRLEAYENSRIYKAKMKLFHDNFILRKQFTVGQKVLLLMW